One Actinopolymorpha sp. NPDC004070 genomic window carries:
- a CDS encoding glycoside hydrolase family 15 protein, producing the protein MRTSIESYAMIGDLQTAALVGLDGSVDWACLPRFDSSACFAALLHDEQAGHWRIAPADGGSGGDDSGRATSRRYRGDTLVLETQWDTPSGTVRVIDFMPPRGHAADIVRIVEGVSGTVPMTMQLRIRFDYGHIVPWVRREESGLCAVAGPDALWLRTDVPLHGRDLTTHSEFTVQAGQRVPFVLTYKPSHHSPPAPIDPERALAETEAFWTGWIEQCRYDGQWSSEVRRALIVLKALTYAPTGGILAAATTSLPEQLGGERNWDYRYCWLRDATFTLQALLGAGFVKEATAWRDWLLRAAAGDPADLRIMYGLDGTRRLPEYTLDWLKGFDGSSPVRVGNAAADQFQLDVWGEVLDGLHLTRETRIGATDDAWDLQRALLDYLEGNWREPDNSLWEVRGPRRHFVHSKVMAWTGFDRAIKAVERHHLDGPVDKWRALRDEVHAEVCRHGFDAERNTFTQYYGSSGLDAALLLIPRTGFLPWTDKRVAGTVDAVVRELSVDGFVLRYDPGHENVDGLAGSEGVFLACSFWLVDALHALGRQDEARQLFERLLSLRNDVGLLSEEYDPRTGRQLGNTPQAFSMVGLVNSARHLGDPAGALATASEPHHTLNLP; encoded by the coding sequence GTGCGGACTTCGATCGAGAGCTACGCCATGATCGGCGACCTGCAGACGGCCGCGCTGGTCGGTCTCGACGGCTCCGTCGACTGGGCGTGTCTGCCCAGGTTCGACTCATCGGCCTGCTTCGCGGCACTCCTGCACGACGAGCAGGCCGGCCACTGGCGGATCGCGCCGGCCGACGGCGGCAGCGGCGGCGACGATTCCGGGCGGGCGACGTCTCGTCGCTATCGCGGCGACACGCTGGTCCTGGAAACGCAGTGGGACACCCCGTCCGGCACGGTCCGCGTCATCGACTTCATGCCGCCCCGGGGCCACGCTGCCGACATCGTCCGCATCGTCGAGGGCGTGTCCGGCACGGTGCCGATGACCATGCAGCTACGGATCCGCTTCGACTACGGGCACATCGTCCCGTGGGTACGCCGCGAGGAGTCCGGGCTGTGTGCCGTCGCCGGCCCGGACGCGCTCTGGCTGCGTACGGACGTTCCGCTGCACGGGCGGGACCTGACCACCCACAGCGAGTTCACCGTCCAGGCCGGGCAGCGGGTTCCGTTCGTCCTGACGTACAAGCCGTCCCATCACTCACCTCCGGCCCCGATCGATCCCGAACGTGCGCTGGCGGAGACCGAGGCCTTCTGGACCGGCTGGATCGAGCAGTGCCGGTACGACGGGCAGTGGTCGAGCGAGGTCCGCCGGGCGCTGATCGTCCTGAAGGCGCTGACGTACGCACCGACCGGCGGCATCCTGGCCGCGGCCACGACCTCGCTGCCCGAGCAACTCGGCGGCGAGCGCAACTGGGACTACAGGTACTGCTGGCTTCGCGACGCCACCTTCACCCTGCAGGCCCTGCTCGGCGCCGGGTTCGTCAAGGAGGCGACCGCCTGGCGCGACTGGCTGCTCCGTGCTGCGGCCGGCGACCCCGCCGACCTGCGCATCATGTACGGACTGGACGGCACCCGCCGCCTGCCCGAGTACACCCTGGACTGGCTGAAGGGGTTCGACGGCTCCTCGCCGGTCCGGGTCGGCAACGCGGCCGCCGACCAGTTCCAGCTCGACGTGTGGGGCGAGGTCCTCGACGGACTGCACCTGACCCGGGAGACCCGTATCGGCGCTACCGACGACGCGTGGGATCTGCAGCGCGCGCTGCTCGACTATCTCGAGGGCAACTGGCGCGAGCCCGACAACAGCCTGTGGGAGGTACGCGGGCCACGCCGGCACTTCGTCCACTCCAAGGTGATGGCCTGGACCGGCTTCGACCGGGCGATCAAGGCGGTCGAACGCCACCATCTGGACGGGCCGGTCGACAAGTGGCGTGCCCTCAGGGACGAGGTGCACGCCGAGGTGTGCCGGCACGGTTTCGACGCCGAACGCAACACGTTCACGCAGTACTACGGCTCCAGCGGACTCGACGCGGCGCTCCTGCTCATCCCCCGTACCGGCTTCCTGCCCTGGACGGACAAGCGGGTCGCCGGCACGGTCGACGCTGTCGTACGTGAACTCAGCGTGGACGGTTTCGTGCTCCGCTACGACCCGGGTCACGAGAACGTCGACGGTCTGGCGGGCAGCGAGGGAGTGTTCCTCGCGTGCAGCTTCTGGCTCGTCGACGCCCTGCACGCTCTGGGCCGCCAGGACGAGGCGCGACAGCTGTTCGAGCGTCTGCTGTCGCTGCGCAACGACGTGGGGCTGCTCAGCGAGGAGTACGACCCCCGCACGGGCCGGCAGTTGGGCAACACGCCTCAGGCCTTCAGCATGGTCGGTCTGGTCAACAGCGCCCGGCACCTCGGCGACCCGGCCGGCGCCCTCGCGACCGCATCCGAGCCGCACCACACCCTGAACCTCCCCTGA
- a CDS encoding aminoglycoside phosphotransferase family protein, producing the protein MGAEKLTKDEVEAFLAARPGGVQDLEPLSGGAWSSAWAYRAGNEELVVRFGPDASWYEADRTAMTFAGPDLPVPEVREVGTTASGQAYAISVRHRYGWFLEDTPVELADATGPTLTRLLVALYRVPAPPDVPVVWHQAGPSTRSWREFLLAGLSDDPDKLVSGWADALAEDAQLAALSAAVTERVKSLVDACPERRDLIHGDLLHGNVLVSPDATRVEAVLSWKCSVRGDFLFDAAWCSFWAPWHPGIAAADPLSGLLRAPTVRAEPGALVDAATRHHCYELHIGFTHLGWNVWTKNHEALAATARRLADVLERGPLPLTTD; encoded by the coding sequence ATGGGTGCGGAGAAGTTGACCAAGGATGAGGTCGAGGCGTTCCTGGCCGCACGGCCGGGTGGCGTGCAGGACCTGGAGCCGCTGTCCGGTGGGGCGTGGTCCTCGGCGTGGGCCTACCGCGCGGGCAATGAGGAACTGGTGGTCCGCTTCGGTCCGGACGCGAGCTGGTACGAGGCCGACCGGACCGCGATGACGTTCGCCGGCCCGGACCTGCCGGTGCCGGAGGTCAGGGAGGTGGGCACCACCGCGTCCGGCCAGGCGTACGCGATCTCGGTGCGGCACCGATACGGGTGGTTCCTCGAGGACACCCCGGTCGAACTTGCCGACGCGACCGGTCCCACCCTCACCCGTCTGCTCGTCGCGCTCTACCGTGTGCCGGCACCGCCGGACGTCCCGGTGGTCTGGCACCAGGCGGGCCCGTCAACCCGGAGTTGGCGGGAGTTCCTCCTTGCCGGCCTGTCCGACGACCCGGACAAGCTGGTGAGTGGATGGGCCGACGCTCTGGCCGAGGACGCGCAGCTGGCCGCGCTGTCCGCGGCGGTGACCGAGCGAGTGAAGTCCCTCGTGGACGCCTGCCCGGAGCGCCGCGACCTCATCCACGGTGACCTCCTGCACGGCAACGTGCTGGTGAGTCCGGATGCGACCCGGGTCGAGGCGGTGCTGTCGTGGAAGTGCTCGGTCCGCGGCGACTTCCTCTTCGACGCCGCCTGGTGCAGCTTCTGGGCGCCCTGGCATCCGGGGATCGCCGCCGCCGACCCGCTGTCCGGGCTGCTGCGGGCCCCGACCGTGCGAGCCGAACCCGGCGCCCTGGTCGACGCCGCCACTCGCCACCACTGCTACGAGCTGCACATCGGCTTCACCCACCTGGGTTGGAACGTGTGGACCAAGAACCACGAGGCACTCGCCGCCACCGCCCGCCGTCTCGCCGACGTTCTCGAACGCGGCCCTCTTCCCCTGACTACCGACTGA
- a CDS encoding NYN domain-containing protein, translating into MTDDSTRLAVLIDADNTSSKLIKEMFEELAGYGTITVKRAYGDWTNPHLTGWRDALLGNAISPQQQFAYTYGKNATDSALIIDAMDLLYSGNVEGFAIVSSDSDFTPLATRLRESGKRVIGVGGRKTPKAFVEACEKFVFTEVLSGVATPPETGTGTTTDATTESTKADQPRPIQSVLTKALNRVDTDDDDWASLSALGNHLNRTDPAFDARNYGFGKLSELVKAQPFLETKTVVGAGGRGRLWLRSKGRRPAEEKPATEVVEKAVKKAAAAKKTAKKTAKKAVAKTAKKTSGR; encoded by the coding sequence ATGACCGACGACAGCACCCGCCTCGCCGTCCTGATCGACGCCGACAACACCTCCTCGAAGCTGATCAAGGAGATGTTCGAGGAACTCGCCGGCTACGGGACCATCACCGTGAAGCGTGCCTACGGTGACTGGACCAATCCGCACCTGACCGGCTGGCGCGACGCGCTTCTCGGCAACGCCATCTCACCGCAGCAGCAGTTCGCCTACACCTACGGCAAGAACGCCACCGACTCGGCGCTGATCATCGACGCCATGGACCTGCTGTACTCCGGCAACGTCGAGGGCTTCGCGATCGTCTCCAGCGACAGCGACTTCACGCCGCTGGCCACCCGGCTGCGCGAGTCGGGCAAGCGCGTCATCGGTGTCGGCGGTCGCAAGACGCCGAAGGCCTTCGTGGAGGCGTGTGAGAAGTTCGTGTTCACCGAAGTTCTCTCCGGCGTCGCGACTCCACCCGAGACGGGGACCGGGACGACGACGGACGCGACGACCGAGTCGACGAAGGCCGACCAGCCGCGTCCGATCCAGAGTGTTCTGACCAAGGCACTGAACCGGGTCGACACCGATGACGACGACTGGGCTTCGCTCAGTGCGCTCGGCAACCACCTGAACCGCACCGACCCCGCGTTCGACGCGCGCAACTACGGGTTCGGCAAGCTGAGTGAACTCGTCAAGGCGCAACCGTTCCTGGAGACCAAGACGGTCGTCGGCGCGGGTGGGCGCGGCCGGCTGTGGCTGCGGTCGAAGGGGCGTCGCCCCGCCGAGGAGAAGCCGGCGACCGAAGTGGTGGAGAAGGCCGTCAAGAAGGCGGCCGCTGCGAAGAAGACCGCCAAGAAGACGGCGAAGAAGGCCGTGGCGAAGACCGCGAAGAAGACGTCGGGCCGGTAG
- a CDS encoding GlsB/YeaQ/YmgE family stress response membrane protein has product MDINGLIAAVVVGAIIGALGRLVVPGKQKIGCLLTVGIGILAALLGTAVASALNVAHTGGIDWIQLAIQVGFAAVGVALVAGGTRRR; this is encoded by the coding sequence GTGGACATCAATGGGCTCATCGCCGCCGTGGTCGTCGGCGCCATCATCGGCGCCCTGGGACGTCTCGTGGTGCCCGGGAAGCAGAAGATCGGTTGCCTGCTCACGGTCGGTATCGGCATTCTCGCTGCCCTCCTCGGCACCGCCGTCGCCTCGGCTCTCAACGTCGCGCACACGGGTGGCATCGACTGGATCCAGCTCGCGATCCAGGTCGGCTTCGCTGCTGTCGGCGTGGCCCTGGTCGCAGGGGGCACCCGCCGCCGCTGA
- a CDS encoding VOC family protein: MHRSRFSTLLIDVPRDEVPAAAGFWSAALGVPARPVPGEEQFTSLPEAFPGLVMAIQAVDDQARYHLDIETDDVDAETARLVGLGAVEVDRWLDCRILRAPGGHLLCVIPLHSDPETFEKHAHVWE, translated from the coding sequence GTGCATCGCAGCCGGTTCTCGACGCTCCTGATCGACGTTCCCCGTGACGAGGTGCCGGCCGCGGCCGGCTTCTGGTCGGCGGCGCTGGGAGTTCCGGCGCGGCCGGTACCTGGTGAGGAGCAGTTCACCAGTCTTCCCGAGGCGTTCCCAGGACTCGTGATGGCGATCCAGGCGGTCGACGACCAGGCCCGTTACCACCTGGACATCGAGACCGACGACGTGGACGCCGAGACCGCGCGGTTGGTCGGCCTCGGAGCGGTCGAGGTCGACCGGTGGCTCGACTGCCGGATCCTGCGAGCGCCCGGTGGCCACCTCCTGTGCGTGATCCCCCTGCACAGTGATCCGGAGACCTTCGAGAAGCACGCGCACGTCTGGGAGTGA
- a CDS encoding DUF3048 domain-containing protein gives MNRTLRIVLAAVVGVLVVTAGAVAMGAGRDHFWTADPTPTATPSQSATRTPESTPSPRATPKPSAVRGGSPFTGLPARGAAKRVLAVKIDNVPPARPAAGLARADIIYVEQVEGGLSRILAVFSSHVPATLGPVRSARESDIELLRQFGRPALAYSGANSTVLGKLAKSPAYDVSPAHAGAAYFRGGSRPAPHNLYARTGALLARAPKASTARDIGFRFGAPPPGGRAVTSQQVRYPSFRADFGWSAKTQRWRVSMDGTPMRATDGAPPAPATVVVQYTDIRRSTLKDSAGNYTPYTRTVGSGRALVLRNGRAYDARWSRPRAAAGTRFTTTSGRPMTFAPGQTLVMFAAR, from the coding sequence ATGAACCGGACCCTCCGCATCGTTCTCGCCGCCGTTGTCGGCGTCCTTGTCGTCACCGCCGGCGCGGTGGCGATGGGCGCAGGCCGTGACCACTTCTGGACAGCCGATCCCACCCCCACGGCGACGCCGTCGCAGTCGGCGACCCGTACGCCCGAATCCACACCGTCGCCGAGGGCCACGCCGAAGCCGTCGGCCGTGCGGGGAGGGTCGCCGTTCACGGGCCTGCCGGCGCGGGGAGCAGCGAAGCGGGTCCTCGCGGTGAAGATCGACAACGTGCCGCCGGCCCGGCCGGCCGCGGGTCTGGCCCGAGCGGACATCATCTACGTCGAACAGGTCGAGGGCGGGCTGTCCCGGATCCTCGCCGTCTTCTCCTCCCACGTGCCGGCGACTCTCGGGCCGGTGCGGAGTGCGCGGGAGTCCGACATCGAGTTGCTGCGCCAGTTCGGCCGGCCGGCCCTCGCCTACTCCGGCGCGAACTCCACCGTGCTGGGGAAGCTCGCCAAATCACCGGCGTACGACGTCTCACCGGCGCACGCCGGCGCGGCGTACTTCCGCGGCGGTTCGAGGCCGGCCCCGCACAACCTGTACGCCCGGACAGGCGCGCTCCTGGCCCGGGCGCCGAAGGCGAGCACCGCGCGCGACATCGGCTTCCGCTTCGGCGCTCCGCCGCCGGGTGGCCGGGCCGTGACGTCCCAACAGGTGCGCTACCCGTCGTTCCGTGCCGACTTCGGCTGGTCGGCGAAGACGCAGCGCTGGCGGGTGTCGATGGACGGCACTCCCATGCGGGCCACCGACGGTGCGCCTCCGGCCCCGGCGACGGTCGTGGTGCAGTACACCGACATTCGCCGCTCGACGCTGAAGGACTCGGCGGGCAACTACACGCCCTACACCAGGACAGTCGGCTCCGGTCGCGCGCTCGTGCTCCGGAACGGCCGTGCGTACGACGCCCGCTGGTCACGCCCACGCGCTGCCGCGGGTACGAGGTTCACCACGACCTCGGGCCGGCCGATGACCTTCGCTCCGGGGCAGACCTTGGTGATGTTCGCCGCCAGGTGA
- a CDS encoding PIG-L family deacetylase, giving the protein MQAPRLSGRKVLGVFAHPDDETFFGGATFAAYAAAGCDVRLATLTAGEAGAIGGGPARAALARSDLGALEAAAEAGLSRYASACATLGVRRFGVVAPGRWRDVGDSGAGSPAAGDIAEIAEAIRRLVAAHRPDVLVTVDVDGVTGHPDHVRVHEAVQRALDLLGPADTPAMMLGGCVRSEDVATARERLAGLVPGGEIGTTQIVGTSADDVVAVSWSSEAGAAKLAALDAYAPGLGTAPLTGLAPDRPPVGDGILLRTIAEVAGPAREYFRPLRT; this is encoded by the coding sequence ATGCAGGCTCCCAGGCTCAGCGGGCGGAAAGTGCTCGGCGTGTTCGCCCACCCCGACGACGAGACCTTCTTCGGTGGCGCGACATTTGCCGCGTACGCCGCGGCCGGATGTGACGTGCGGCTCGCGACCCTCACGGCCGGGGAGGCCGGGGCGATCGGGGGTGGGCCGGCGCGCGCCGCGCTCGCCCGGTCCGACCTCGGCGCTCTCGAGGCGGCGGCCGAAGCGGGCCTTTCGCGGTACGCCTCCGCGTGCGCCACGCTCGGCGTACGCCGGTTCGGCGTGGTGGCCCCTGGCCGCTGGCGCGATGTCGGTGACTCGGGGGCGGGCTCGCCGGCCGCCGGTGACATCGCCGAGATCGCCGAGGCGATCAGGAGGCTGGTGGCGGCCCACCGGCCGGACGTCCTCGTCACGGTCGACGTCGACGGGGTGACCGGACACCCCGACCACGTGCGCGTCCACGAAGCCGTCCAGCGGGCACTCGACCTCCTGGGACCGGCGGACACCCCGGCCATGATGCTCGGTGGCTGCGTCCGCTCCGAGGACGTCGCCACCGCCCGCGAGCGCCTCGCCGGGCTCGTGCCGGGCGGTGAGATCGGTACAACCCAAATCGTCGGGACGTCGGCCGACGACGTGGTGGCGGTCAGCTGGTCGTCCGAAGCAGGCGCCGCCAAGCTGGCCGCACTGGACGCTTACGCGCCCGGCCTCGGCACCGCGCCGCTCACCGGCCTCGCACCCGACCGGCCGCCGGTGGGCGACGGGATCCTGCTCCGGACCATCGCCGAGGTGGCCGGGCCCGCGCGCGAGTACTTCCGCCCCCTCCGAACCTGA
- a CDS encoding trypsin-like serine protease yields the protein MRIRILLVAVASVLAVVAGTVPAQAITHGTPDGQRHPFVGELLFYVPDEADSRFDDPGSWFTCSGTLLNGHIAVTAGHCTYGVGLNGASTTAAGGSGSGGNDVWINFDERPNFDILTPSSSYGRDQNGRRYHDWAAALNSSPSWHRATSHPHPQFDPDAFYLHDAGVLDLQDSVSMPSYGKLPTQGYLDQFQTGPRHEALFTVVGYGLNKVLPGRDIGGDTRMQATTQLVTLEGLMGLPYGTAARFSNNNGKVHQGGTCFGDSGGPTFRGANTVVAVTSFGVSPNCTGTDDEYRLDQPDDLAFLAGFGVTP from the coding sequence ATGCGCATCAGAATCCTGCTCGTCGCCGTGGCATCGGTCCTCGCCGTGGTCGCGGGCACCGTACCTGCGCAGGCGATCACCCACGGCACCCCCGACGGCCAGCGGCACCCGTTCGTCGGCGAGTTGTTGTTCTACGTGCCCGACGAGGCCGACAGCCGCTTCGACGATCCGGGCTCGTGGTTCACCTGCTCGGGGACACTGCTGAACGGCCACATCGCGGTGACCGCCGGCCACTGCACCTACGGGGTCGGTCTGAACGGCGCGTCGACCACCGCTGCCGGCGGCTCGGGGTCGGGTGGCAACGACGTGTGGATCAACTTCGACGAGAGGCCGAACTTCGACATCCTCACGCCCAGTTCGTCGTACGGCCGGGACCAGAACGGCCGGCGGTACCACGACTGGGCCGCCGCCCTGAACTCCTCGCCGAGCTGGCACCGCGCGACGTCCCACCCGCACCCGCAGTTCGACCCTGACGCGTTCTACCTCCACGACGCCGGTGTGCTCGACCTGCAGGACTCGGTGTCGATGCCGTCGTACGGCAAACTGCCCACGCAGGGCTACCTCGACCAGTTCCAGACCGGCCCGCGGCACGAGGCCCTCTTCACCGTCGTCGGGTACGGCCTGAACAAGGTCCTGCCCGGCCGTGACATCGGCGGCGACACCAGGATGCAGGCCACCACCCAGCTCGTCACGTTGGAGGGCCTGATGGGTCTGCCGTACGGCACGGCCGCGCGGTTCAGCAACAACAACGGCAAGGTCCACCAGGGCGGCACCTGCTTCGGCGACTCGGGCGGGCCGACGTTCCGCGGTGCGAACACCGTCGTCGCGGTCACGTCGTTCGGCGTCAGCCCCAACTGCACCGGCACCGACGACGAGTACCGCCTCGACCAGCCCGACGACCTGGCCTTCCTCGCCGGCTTCGGCGTCACGCCCTGA
- a CDS encoding Gfo/Idh/MocA family oxidoreductase, protein MKIGVIGTGQFARSFISLWQMHPDVEAVYACDVVPERAKEHQEKYNLAGVFADADEMLASEEVDSVAVMTQRWTHGPLVLQALEAGKNVYSAVPMAISVEEIKAIIDKVAETGLIYMMGETSYYNPAVVWARGKVAEGAFGRVFYSEGDYVHDMDNGFYAAYQYSGGDDWKKTASYPPMLYPTHAIGGVLGALPTYATSVSCIGIADDRGDGVFDKNVSLWGNDFSNMSALFHLADGGAMRTNEFRRVGYWQGHESRFRFYGTDSVMEQTGHGATWSVKTEGEDYRKGDTLDISDLFYTRSRQVPEGFGDVDPALMQSFASGTAKVQDRSRLPKEFEGAHNGHEGSHHFLADDFVRAVTTKTQPPVNAWKAARFTLPGVIALESARQDGARLEIPDFGDGPENPNW, encoded by the coding sequence ATGAAGATCGGCGTCATCGGTACTGGGCAGTTCGCCCGCAGTTTCATCTCGTTGTGGCAGATGCATCCCGACGTCGAGGCGGTCTACGCCTGCGACGTCGTTCCGGAGCGGGCGAAGGAGCACCAGGAGAAGTACAACCTGGCCGGCGTGTTCGCCGACGCCGACGAGATGCTCGCCTCCGAGGAGGTGGACTCGGTCGCCGTCATGACGCAGCGCTGGACCCACGGGCCGCTGGTGTTGCAGGCCCTGGAGGCCGGCAAGAACGTCTACTCAGCGGTGCCGATGGCGATCTCCGTCGAGGAGATCAAGGCGATCATCGACAAGGTCGCCGAGACCGGCCTGATCTACATGATGGGCGAGACCAGCTACTACAACCCGGCAGTGGTCTGGGCCCGCGGCAAGGTCGCCGAGGGCGCGTTCGGGCGGGTGTTCTACTCCGAGGGCGACTACGTCCACGACATGGACAACGGGTTCTACGCCGCCTACCAGTACAGCGGCGGCGACGACTGGAAGAAGACCGCCAGCTACCCGCCCATGCTCTACCCGACGCACGCCATCGGCGGTGTCCTCGGTGCGCTGCCGACGTACGCCACCAGCGTGAGCTGCATCGGTATCGCCGACGACCGCGGCGACGGCGTGTTCGACAAGAACGTGTCGCTGTGGGGCAATGATTTCTCGAACATGAGCGCGCTGTTCCACCTCGCCGACGGCGGCGCGATGCGCACCAACGAGTTCCGCCGGGTGGGCTACTGGCAGGGACACGAGTCCCGGTTCCGGTTCTACGGCACCGACTCGGTGATGGAGCAGACCGGTCACGGCGCCACCTGGAGCGTCAAGACCGAGGGCGAGGACTACCGCAAGGGTGACACCCTCGACATCAGCGACCTCTTCTACACCCGCAGCCGTCAGGTGCCGGAGGGCTTCGGCGACGTCGACCCGGCACTGATGCAGAGCTTCGCCTCCGGCACCGCCAAGGTGCAGGACCGCAGCCGGCTGCCCAAGGAGTTCGAGGGCGCGCACAACGGGCACGAGGGCTCCCACCACTTCCTGGCCGACGACTTCGTTCGGGCGGTGACGACCAAGACCCAGCCTCCGGTGAACGCCTGGAAGGCGGCCAGGTTCACGCTGCCGGGTGTCATCGCACTCGAGTCGGCTCGCCAGGACGGCGCCCGCCTGGAGATCCCGGACTTCGGCGACGGTCCCGAGAACCCCAACTGGTGA
- a CDS encoding AAA family ATPase — translation MTSGPTSVPLFLVTGAPGVGKTTLVPELVRLGQGLVVIDQDELLEDGALLGVPIAFPDAEPNWPAYNRMWDRIVHIVRRAGHPVLLLGPTPYPEELTTTADQDGPVHWALLDCADQLRRARLRTRGWSPEWIEDALADAAETRQLIPTVITTDDEDAEKIALRILSWARTVGDSSAEESARSGPAT, via the coding sequence GTGACGTCCGGACCCACCTCTGTTCCCCTGTTCCTGGTCACCGGTGCGCCGGGCGTCGGGAAGACGACGCTCGTGCCCGAGCTCGTCCGGCTAGGGCAGGGGCTGGTGGTGATCGACCAGGACGAACTGCTGGAAGACGGTGCCCTGCTCGGCGTACCGATCGCGTTCCCGGACGCGGAACCGAACTGGCCGGCGTACAACCGGATGTGGGATCGCATCGTCCACATCGTCCGGCGAGCCGGTCACCCCGTCCTCCTGCTCGGCCCCACGCCGTACCCGGAGGAGCTGACCACGACAGCGGACCAGGACGGGCCCGTGCACTGGGCCCTGCTCGACTGCGCCGACCAGCTCAGGCGCGCTCGCCTCCGCACGCGTGGCTGGTCCCCGGAGTGGATCGAGGACGCATTGGCCGACGCCGCTGAAACACGCCAATTGATCCCCACGGTCATCACCACCGATGACGAGGACGCGGAGAAGATCGCGCTACGAATCCTCTCCTGGGCCCGGACCGTCGGCGATTCCTCCGCGGAAGAATCCGCCCGGTCCGGTCCAGCGACCTGA
- a CDS encoding YciI family protein codes for MPRYLISFDNAATDLPAEDLPEVAKAVQAVREEAMQAGVFVFAGELDHDVKSVVVDTDGMVTDGPYPESKELLGGVTIVEVPGREAALEWGGRVAAGCRTPQKVRALRRDGDGPARYLISFDNGDMDFPDEEWASVGETSHAAIQDTMDAGVYVFSGGLDYEPPDESTPAWVGAVTADGTVADSPRPKTTRPLGGFAVVKAPTHEAALEWAAKIAVAHRCGQWVRMFMYDPILE; via the coding sequence ATGCCGCGGTACCTGATCTCGTTCGACAACGCTGCGACGGACCTCCCCGCGGAGGACCTGCCCGAGGTCGCCAAGGCCGTGCAGGCGGTCCGCGAGGAGGCCATGCAGGCAGGGGTGTTCGTCTTCGCGGGCGAGCTCGACCACGACGTGAAGTCCGTCGTGGTCGACACGGACGGGATGGTGACCGACGGCCCGTACCCGGAGAGCAAGGAACTCCTCGGCGGCGTCACGATCGTCGAGGTGCCCGGCCGGGAGGCAGCGCTGGAGTGGGGCGGGAGGGTCGCGGCCGGCTGCCGCACTCCGCAGAAGGTCCGCGCGCTCAGGCGAGACGGTGACGGGCCGGCGCGCTACCTGATCTCGTTCGACAACGGCGACATGGACTTTCCCGACGAGGAGTGGGCCTCGGTCGGCGAGACCTCCCACGCGGCGATCCAGGACACCATGGACGCCGGGGTGTACGTCTTCAGCGGCGGGCTGGACTACGAGCCGCCGGACGAAAGTACGCCGGCCTGGGTCGGCGCGGTCACGGCCGACGGGACGGTCGCCGACAGCCCCCGCCCGAAGACCACGAGACCTCTCGGCGGCTTCGCTGTGGTCAAGGCGCCCACCCACGAAGCCGCGCTGGAGTGGGCCGCCAAGATCGCCGTCGCCCACCGCTGTGGTCAGTGGGTTCGGATGTTCATGTACGACCCGATCCTCGAATGA
- a CDS encoding DUF6069 family protein, whose amino-acid sequence MTTALTTATAQAVTPRYATLTMTGVAAAAVASAATMTVAAAGNAAGVSLDMAGAPIPVTGFGVLTAAFSLIGLVIAVALARWARHPRRAFLRTTVALTALSFVPDLLADAAPATKALLMLTHLVAAVIVVPAIARKLAS is encoded by the coding sequence ATGACCACCGCCCTGACCACCGCCACCGCGCAGGCCGTCACCCCCCGCTACGCCACCCTGACCATGACCGGAGTCGCCGCCGCGGCGGTCGCGAGCGCCGCCACCATGACCGTCGCCGCCGCCGGCAACGCCGCGGGCGTCAGCCTCGACATGGCCGGCGCTCCGATCCCGGTCACCGGTTTCGGCGTACTGACGGCCGCCTTCTCGTTGATCGGCCTGGTCATCGCCGTGGCCCTGGCCCGCTGGGCCCGGCATCCCCGCCGTGCGTTTCTCCGTACGACCGTGGCGCTGACCGCGCTCTCGTTCGTCCCCGACCTGCTCGCCGACGCTGCGCCGGCCACCAAGGCGCTGTTGATGCTCACCCACCTGGTCGCGGCGGTGATCGTGGTCCCCGCGATCGCACGCAAGCTCGCCTCCTGA